The DNA sequence CACAAATTTCAGAAAATAAAACATAACATCCATGAACAACTTCAGCATATTTGTAGATACATCTTTTGAAGAAGCAATAGATCAAGTAACAGAGGCTCTTAAACAAGAAGGAATGGGAGTTCTGAACGAAATTGATGTTCAAGCAACCTTAAAGAAAAAAATTGATGTCAATTTTCGCAGATATAAAATTCTTGGGGCTTGTCATGCCTTAATTGCCTATGAAATGTTGCAAACTGACGATAAAGCAGGGTTATTTTATCCTTGCAATGTGGTGGTACAGGAACAT is a window from the Cyanobacterium sp. Dongsha4 genome containing:
- a CDS encoding DUF302 domain-containing protein, producing MNNFSIFVDTSFEEAIDQVTEALKQEGMGVLNEIDVQATLKKKIDVNFRRYKILGACHALIAYEMLQTDDKAGLFYPCNVVVQEHEDGRIEVSAVDPLMMFLTIHSPKAKEIALNASEKMQRVIESLKSLQLISHS